One genomic segment of Brassica napus cultivar Da-Ae chromosome A3, Da-Ae, whole genome shotgun sequence includes these proteins:
- the LOC106440530 gene encoding protein SGT1 homolog A, whose translation MAKELAAQAKEAFVDDDFDVAVDLYSKAIDLDPNCADFFADRAQAYIKLQNFTEAVADAKKAIELDPSLTKAYLRKGTACMKLEEYRTAKTALEKGASIAPSESKFKKLIDECDLRITEEEKDLVQSPVKVDQTPVPAEPAKPKFRHEYYQKPEEVVVTVFAKGIQKQNVNIDFGEQILSVVIDVPGEEAYHLQPRLFGKIVPEKCKYEVMSTKIEIRLAKAEIITWASLEHGKGPKVLPKPNVSTEVSVRPAYPSSKKVKDWDKLEAEVKKQEKDEKLEGDAALNKFFREIYSNADEDMRRAMSKSFVESNGTVLSTDWKEVGAKKIESTPPDGMELKKWEI comes from the exons ATGGCTAAGGAACTTGCAGCTCAGGCTAAAGAGGCGTTCGTAGACGACGACTTCGATGTTGCTGTTGATTTGTACTCCAAAGCCATTGACTTGGATCCCAATTGCGCTGACTTCTTCGCTGATCGTGCTCAGGCTTACATCAAACTCCAAAACTTCACTG AAGCTGTGGCAGATGCGAAGAAAGCTATTGAGTTGGATCCATCATTGACCAAAGCTTACTTGAGAAAAGG AACTGCTTGTATGAAGCTTGAAGAATATAGAACTGCAAAAACAGCTCTTGAAAAGGGTGCCTCCATAGCACCAAGTGAATCCAAATTCAAGAAGTTGATAGATGAATGCGATCTTCGAATCACAG aagaagagaaagatttGGTTCAATCACCAGTAAAAGTTGATCAGACCCCTGTGCCTGCAGAACCAGCCAAACCAAAGTTCAG ACATGAATACTATCAAAAGCCAGAAGAAGTTGTGGTAACCGTTTTCGCAAAAGGGATACAGAAGCAGAATGTTAATATCGACTTTGGTGAACAGATT CTGAGTGTTGTGATTGATGTTCCTGGAGAAGAAGCTTATCATCTCCAACCGAGACTGTTCGGAAAG ATAGTACCAGAGAAGTGCAAATATGAAGTAATGTCAACCAAGATTGAGATCCGTCTCGCAAAGGCAGAGATCATCACATGGGCCTCTCTTGAACACGGCAAAGGGCCAAAGGTCTTGCCAAAGCCTAATGTCTCAACAG AGGTTTCAGTGAGACCGGCTTATCCTTCTTCCAAGAAGGTGAAAGACTGGGACAAGCTTGAAGCTGAAGTGAAGAAGCAGGAGAAGGATGAGAAGCTGGAAGGAGACGCGGCTTTGAACAAGTTCTTCCGTGAGATATATTCAAATGCGGATGAGGATATGAGGCGTGCCATGAGCAAATCATTTGTGGAATCTAATGGGACAGTGCTCTCAACAGACTGGAAAGAGGTTGGAGCTAAGAAGATCGAGAGCACTCCTCCTGATGGTATGGAGCTCAAGAAATGGGAGATCTGA
- the LOC106444515 gene encoding probable aminotransferase TAT4, protein MANNSCIGWKFSGSEAAKEASAASLTTYTSKLFALCDPQGKPILPPRGETAETCHTAEKAVVKAVLCGTGNAYAPGKGLPAAKCAVAEYLNRDDIPKKLTPEDVFMTVGCKQAIELAVDILANPKANVLLPSPGYPWDFVNCILKKLEVRRYEFLPEKNYEINFESVRKQVDENTFAIFITNPHNPNGNIYSEAHLKQIALLARELGIMVVSDEVFRWTVFGSNPFVPMGKFSSIVPVMTLGSISKGWSVPGWRTGWVALHDLDGVFKCTKVLDAAKQFLEINSKPPTVIQAAIPTILKDTPKDFFHRRQMFLKDKADLAYSKLADIPSLKCYLKPEACTFLWTQLKLSSFLNIKDDEDFCEKLATEENLVLLPGIGFGLRGWARHSIDMDTQTLEDAFKRLKSFCDRHSGC, encoded by the exons ATGGCAAACAACAGCTGCATTGGGTGGAAGTTCAGCGGCAGCGAGGCGGCCAAGGAAGCCTCAGCTGCTTCCCTAACCACTTACACCTCAAAACTCTTTGCCCTGTGCGATCCTCAGGGAAAGCCCATTTTGCCTCCTCGAGGTGAAACCGCCGAGACTTGCCATACCGCTGAAAAGGCTGTTGTTAAAGCCGTCCTCTGCGGTACTGGTAACGCTTATGCTCCCGGTAAAGGTCTTCCCGCGGCAAAATG TGCCGTTGCCGAGTACCTAAACCGTGATGATATTCCGAAGAAACTGACACCAGAAGACGTGTTTATGACCGTTGGGTGCAAACAAGCCATCGAGCTTGCGGTTGACATCTTGGCTAATCCAAAAGCCAACGTCCTGCTTCCAAGCCCGGGCTACCCATGGGACTTTGTTAACTGCATCTTAAAAAAACTTGAGGTCCGCAGATATGAATTCCTCCCTGAAAAGAACTATGAGATCAACTTTGAAAGCGTCCGAAAGCAAGTGGATGAGAACACGTTTGCGATATTTATAACCAACCCTCACAATCCCAATGGAAACATCTACTCTGAAGCTCATCTCAAGCAG ATCGCTTTGCTGGCTCGGGAACTCGGGATAATGGTGGTTTCTGACGAAGTTTTTCGATGGACCGTTTTTGGGAGTAATCCCTTTGTTCCCATGGGGAAATTCTCGTCAATTGTACCCGTGATGACACTTGGGTCCATATCGAAGGGATGGAGTGTCCCCGGATGGCGAACTGGCTGGGTCGCCCTGCACGATCTAGATGGTGTCTTTAAATGCACAAAG GTCTTAGATGCTGCTAAACAATTTCTTGAGATAAATTCTAAACCACCAACTGTTATCCAG GCGGCTATTCCTACCATCTTGAAGGATACTCCTAAAGATTTCTTCCACAGGAGGCAGATGTTTCTGAAAGATAAAGCGGATTTGGCTTATTCTAAGCTCGCGGACATACCTTCCCTCAAATGCTATTTAAAACCTGAAGCATGCACCTTCCTATGG ACCCAGCTGAAATTGTCAAGCTTTCTGAACATTAAAGATGATGAAGACTTCTGTGAAAAGCTTGCTACTGAAGAAAACCTCGTCCTTTTACCAG GGATTGGTTTTGGTCTGAGGGGCTGGGCGAGGCATTCTATCGACATGGATACCCAAACTTTGGAGGATGCCTTTAAAAGATTGAAGAGCTTCTGTGACCGCCATTCTGGGTGCTAA